One stretch of Roseimicrobium sp. ORNL1 DNA includes these proteins:
- a CDS encoding sugar phosphate isomerase/epimerase — MRFAICNEHWGNEPFEKVCEDAAACGYQGLELAPFTLKEDPRELTLADATRLVRIAHSFGLEIIGLHWLLTRPTWMHITTPDAVLRRDAMRFGQNLARFCGALGGKVMVWGSPKARNLLPEWDKEEATKRAAEVVRGVAEVAYENGATLAMEPLGRKETNWMNTAAEGIDFCKLVDHPGCKLHLDVKAMSDEPTSIPDIIRNSKEWFIHFHTNDPNLLGPGMGEVKYEPIIAALNEVGYDGWLSTEVFDYTLGPKVIAERSIEYLKKVIAAQK; from the coding sequence ATGCGTTTCGCGATCTGCAACGAACACTGGGGCAATGAGCCATTTGAAAAGGTATGTGAAGACGCCGCGGCATGCGGCTACCAGGGTCTGGAACTGGCTCCTTTCACCCTGAAGGAAGATCCCCGTGAGCTGACGCTGGCAGACGCCACACGCCTGGTGCGCATCGCCCATTCGTTCGGCCTGGAAATCATCGGCCTGCACTGGCTGCTCACCCGCCCCACGTGGATGCACATCACCACGCCGGATGCGGTACTGCGTCGCGATGCGATGCGTTTTGGCCAGAATCTCGCCCGCTTCTGCGGAGCCCTCGGCGGCAAGGTGATGGTCTGGGGCAGCCCCAAGGCCCGCAACCTTCTCCCGGAATGGGACAAGGAAGAAGCCACCAAGCGCGCCGCCGAAGTGGTGCGCGGCGTGGCCGAAGTGGCCTACGAAAACGGCGCGACGCTCGCGATGGAACCTCTCGGTCGCAAGGAAACCAACTGGATGAACACAGCTGCTGAGGGCATCGACTTCTGCAAGCTGGTGGATCACCCCGGCTGCAAGCTGCACCTCGATGTAAAGGCGATGAGCGATGAGCCCACATCGATCCCCGACATCATCCGCAACAGCAAGGAGTGGTTCATCCACTTCCACACGAATGACCCAAACCTCCTCGGCCCCGGCATGGGCGAAGTGAAGTACGAGCCCATCATCGCTGCGCTGAATGAAGTGGGCTACGATGGCTGGCTGAGCACGGAAGTCTTCGACTACACGCTCGGACCCAAGGTCATCGCCGAACGCAGCATTGAGTATCTTAAAAAGGTGATTGCTGCGCAGAAGTAG